DNA sequence from the Candidatus Sulfuricurvum sp. RIFRC-1 genome:
AATACGTTGGAATTTCCATGTTGTTGAAAAGATACAACATAGCGATTCCGAGGAATGTTGCAATGTAATACCAAATAGAGATATAAAGTGATTTTTCACGACGGATACCGATCAAACCAAAAATTGACATACCCCAAATAACCCATACCACGACAACCGCGATATCAATCGGCCATTCAAAATCTGCATACTCTTTACCGGTTGAAATACCAAGTAATAATGTACCGACTACTGCAACAACAACCAATAAATAGATGAAGAAATGCAATTTAGCAAGTACCATCAAAAACTTTGATTCAGCCATAGATACTTTTAGAACACGTTGTCCTACATAGTACCAAGTAGCCCAGATACCGCTAAGGGTAAAACCAAAGATAACTGAGTCAGTATGCAACGGACGAAGACGACTAAAGTTGGTATACTCAGCCAATCCCTCTCCCGCCATCAAATTCACACCCGGAAACGCCATTTGCCACGCTAAAATAACGCCGACAAGCATCCCGACAATACCGAGAACAACAGTTGTAAGCATAAACCACTTTGCAACCGTGTAATCATACTCCAATGGACGATTCTCCATTTACGACCTCCTTAAAGATTCAAAGCATAAGAGCCTATTAGGGCACCTCTAAGAGTTGAAGTTCCAACTTTTAGAGATGCCCTTAACACTTTTGTAACAAAAGTAGGCTATTAGACGCTCTAATGATAGCAATCAGAGTATTTGAAGAATCTTAAATTATTAAATATTTTTCACAGTATTGGAACTTAACAATAAATTTAAGTTTATTTACAGAATTAGGGGTAGAAAAGTAACACTTGGAGGTTTTATTACCGTCATATCAGGAGATTTTATCCCCTGATCTCCAGTTAACGTTGAAGAAGTTGAAGAAATTCGCTGAAAATGTAACGGCTCTCTTTAGGTCCCGGACTTGATTCAGGGTGGTGTTGTACCGAGAAAACATGACCGCTATTATAGCGTAGCCCTTCGATGGTATTATCGAATAAATTTACATGGGTAACTGTCGCGATTTCACGGACAGACTCGGGTACATTATAGTTATGGTTTTGAGCCGTAATCTCTACCATCCCCGTTTGAATATTTTTGACCGGATGATTTCCGCCGTGATGACCGAATTTCAGTTTATGGGTATCGTATCCATGTGCAATACTGAGGAGTTGATGCCCCAAACAGATTCCAAACAATGGGATTTTGCGCTCAATCAGTTTTTTAATCTCTTCTTGTTCACGCTTCAATACCAATGGATCTCCCGGACCGTTCGAGAGGAATACACCGTCGATCTCTTTTGCGTCATAACGTCCAATCAACTCATCCGCACTAAAGGTGTTCGGCAATACTTCTACTTCCAATCCCGCTTCAGTGAGTTCATTAAGGATATTGCGTTTAACCCCAAAATCGATTGCAGCAATACGTGCTTTAGCAGCAGGAGCCTCATTATAACGGAAGTTAAACGGATCATAAATGCCGTTGCGATGAGTATAGGCGGTTTTCGTACTCACTTCTTCGATGTAATTGATCTCTTCGATTCGAGGTGAACTCTCTAACATTTTTTTGAGTTCATCTTTATCCGAAACCTTCGTCGAGGCGATCATCATCATCGCCCCTTCGCTACGGAGCATTTTAGTGATATAGCGGGTATCGATATCCGTTATCCCGATAATCCCGTGTTTTTCCAAAAAGGTATGCAATGCTTCCTCTGCACGAAACGAAGAATAATCGCGTTGGTATTGACGAACAATAATCCCTTTACAGTGAGCACGAGAACTTTCCATGTCTTCACTGTTAACTCCCACATTCCCGATTTCCGGCATGGTAAAGGTAACAAACTGACCTGCATACGAAGGGTCAGTGATAATCTCTTGGTATCCGCTCATCGACGTATTGAAAACGATTTCCCCGACAGCAGTAGTGTCTGCACCAAAACTTTTGGCACTGAGATAGGTGCCGTTTTCGAGATAAATCCAAACATCACGCATTATGCCATCCCCCGTCTAACCAATTCATCTTTATAGAGTTTTTCATACACGATCTCGTATTCATCCGTACCTGGAATCAAATTGCGTTTGTAACTTTTGATCTTTTCATAAACAGCTGATTCAATTTCGCTGGAGTCGGCGATTGATCCGGTGATTGCATCGAAAATAATATTTTTAATACGGTTTTCACTCACATCGTAATTAATCAAATCTTCTTCGTAGAGTACATCGAGAATCTGGTGAGCAATATCCGAATAACGATCTTCATACGCATCGGCGAGATAGAAATCGATCTGCTCTTCATTGGCATTGACGATCTCTTTTACTTTTTCTTCTAAAGCCATCTCTTTTTTAATGTTAGTGCTCAAGATGGTCTCGGCCTCTTTGGCGGTAGTCTCAAGCCCTTTGGTCATGGTAACCAAACCGCTGCGGCTAAGATCGACAGCGATTCGCGTCGCGATATGGGGTACGTGTGTCAGTGAAACCTTCATTGCCAGCCCTGAGTGAAATTTTTTGCATTTTACCCTAAAATACCTCTCAAATCGCTTAGAGGAAATGGAGGATTATTTAGGTGGTTGAGGTAGTTTTCGCATTTTGTCCGTAATTTCCGACCCTTTTTTCGGGTTCATTTTGCCTAAAATCTGTCCGACAACTTTAGAGTTAAGGGTAATCAATATTTCTGATGCCTCTGAAGAGGGCATCTCGGAGAGGATTTGCGCTGCAGCTGCCGGCTTCATTTTTAAAAATGCTTGAGAGACTTTATCCGATTTGAGTTGTTTCATTTCGTCTAAAACTTTTTTATTTTCCTCTACCATTTTTTTAATTGATGCTTCTTTGGCTTTGATCTCGGCCAATTTTTGATCGACTTTGGTATCTTTGCCTTGTACCATCGCCTCTTTTTTACGGAGAAGCTCCTCGGTTGCACGTTTAAGGGAATCAAGTGATTGCTTCTGTTCATCAATACGTTCAAGTTCTACCAATAACTCGTTTTTGCGATCTTCAAAAATCTTCGTACATTCATACGATTTCGTTGCCGGTGCACCCAAAAGCAATGTTATACTGAAAAGCGTTATTCCCCATATTATTTTCATAAAATCTCTCTTTTATAGGTCATTGTCCCAATCTCATCAAGCATTTTAGCCTCTTGATCTTTAAGAAGTTTGAGTTGTCCATTCATCTCTTGAACTTCCAAATATTTAAATTTTTCAAAATCGACCATAGCCTCTTTAAAACGATCTCTCATTTGTATTTGACGCTTCTGTGCTGTTTGCAATGTTTGCTGAGCTTCTTCAATACTTTGATGTTGCGCATGAATCATAGCCGTTGCTTGGGTGAACTCTCCTACGGAGCCTTTTGTAGGCAATGTCATGAGCGAAAGCTCTTCGTAGGCTCGATTAAGTTTGTCTGAGGCAGAAGAGAGTGCGTTATTCGCACCGATAAGAGCACGTTCGGCATTATCAAGACTCTTCTTTTTGAGTTTGACTAAAGGCGCATAACGCGACTTGCCCATACGTGCTCCTTGAAGTATTACAATGTAATGGTGTCGTTTCGATCCGGTGACGTAGAAATCATACCGATTTTAGTTTGAGTCAGTTCTTCAATGGCACGAAGATATTCCTGAGCCGTTGAGGGAAGGTCTTCAAATCGGCGAACCCCTTCGGTTTTATCCCATCCGGCAAACGTTTTATAGACAGGTTTCACATTCTCCAAATCAAGCGGCATATAATCGATCACTTCACCGTTGATTTCATACGCAACACACACTTGAACTTCATCGAAACCGTCCAATACGTCGAGTTTCATAATAGAGAGATCATCGCATCCGTTCAAACGGCTCGCATAGCGACACGCTACGGCGTCAAACCATCCACAACGGCGAGGACGTCCGGTCGTTGTTCCGAATTCATGCCCCGCTTTGCGTAAACGTTCACCGATTTCTCCGTGATCTTCACCGATGTCTTTTGGATTCACCCCAAGACCGGTACACGCTCCGGCTGAAATCGTCGATGAACTGGTGACATACGGATAAGTTCCATGATCGATATCGAGCATCGTCCCCTGCGCACCCTCTAGGAGGATCTTTTTATCCTCATCCATGAGTTTCCACGCCATTTGGGTTGTGTTTGCCAAAAATGGAACCAATGCCTCTGCAAATGTCGTAAGCTCTACCGTCAATTCTTCTTTGCTCGGCAATGCAATTTCCAATGCTTGAAAAATTGCACTATTTTGTTCAAAATATTCCATTACGCGGTTTGTAAGAGTTGTAACATCGCGAAGCTCTCCGAGGCGGAATCCCGCACGGGCGATTTTTTCGCTGTAAGCAGGCCCGATACCGCGACCTGTCGTACCGATCGCTTTTTCACCGCGAAGTTTCTCTTTTGCTTGGTCGATCAACGTGTGAAACGTCAAAATCATATGCGCCGATTCAGAGACAAACAAGCGTCCAAGCAAATTATCAAATTGTTTCATCTCTTTGATCAATGCTTCGGGAGAGACAACGACACCGTTACCGATGATGTTGATCGCTTTCGGGTTCAAAATCCCTGACGGGATCAAGTGAAGGGCGTGCGTTTTACCATCAACCACGATGGTATGACCGGCATTATGTCCCCCTTGATAACGGGCAACACAATCGTATTTTTGCGCGAGCAAATCAACAATTTTCCCTTTTCCTTCGTCACCCCACTGGATACCGACTATTAAATCTGCTTTCATAAACAATCCTACTTTTAGTTATTGGTGTAATGCGTCGATCAACGCATCGGTATAAATGGCGAATCCGACGGAAACCGTCTCGTCGCTTTTGTAGCGTCCGCCCATAGCGTACATTTCATTTCCTTCGATCACGCGGAAAAAAAGCTCGTCATAATAAAGCATTTTAGCGTAATAAAGGGGAGCGATAACTACATTAGGATATTCCAGCCCCTCACACAGCTCTTTGATTTTCAGGAGTTCCGGTTTGATCGCATCGGGTACGATTGCCGCAACTGCATCGATCTCATCGGCATGCTGCATGTAGACCAATCGAGTCAACCAGTCGATTTTGAGAGCTAGAAATTTTTCGATGTTTACATGACGGAAATCGTCCAACGTCAGATCCAACATCTCGCTGAGAATTCGAGGAATATTGATATTGGATATTTGCAATAACGGCGAAAATTCCAAAACATTGAGAATCCGTGTCGCTTGGGTGAGCGCTACCGAAAGGTTCGGCTCATCGATAATCTCAACCCCGATTTGATACTGCTCATCCGCAGGATAACGGTAAACCGGCTGGATATAGAACCATTTTTTGTGTTCCGTATTGCCGCCGAGACGTTTGTTAAGTATACGTACCACATCGATCGTCGAATCGGCACGAAGGCTGATCGGATGGTTTTCACTGTCGTTAACACGGATAAGCTCACGCTGATCGCAGACACTCATGTGCTGGTGGTACGAAAAGAGCGGTGTTAATATCTCTTCAAATCCGGCATCGCTCAACAGGGTGCTTGCTTTGGCTTCTATGATTCGCTTGGTCTTCGCCGTTCCGGCAAAGTAGAGCTTGGACCCTTCAGGAATTTCGTGTTCAAATACCATAATATCAGAGTCCAAAATAGACGGTGTTAAACACGCGGTTCGCGGTTCCGTCATATGTACGTCGGCCCATTGCAGCAAGAGAAAGTTCCACCGCGTTAGCTGCCCAACATGCAGCGTCCCCTACCGTTGTCATCGAATCGGCAGGATTGGTTGGGTAGATAGAGAGGCCGATCGCACCCATCGCTTCGCGGGTTGCATATGCCCGACGCGCCGTATCGGCGTACAACTTATCTGCCGCTGTCCATGCCGTCGTGTTTTTACGCTGATTTTTGATCTCGGTAGCGAGGTTAAAGTAATACCCTTTACCGCTTCCGATTTTCTCTATCGCCGCATTGGAAAGCCCCATAATCGCGACGTCGATTTTCTCCACGCCCACCGCCGTGATACCATCTGCAATCACCATGATGGATGGGTTGTGTGCTTTAACCGCCGCTGCAATTTCTTCAACACTGTGGCGCAATCCGCCCGCACTTTCACAAATTTGAATCGCAATCGCATCGACATCAGGGTTAGCGTTCAATGCCGCTTGAACTTCCTCAACACTGGCAGGAGTATCCCATTCGTGCTTGATTTCGACATTCGCAATCCCGTGAGCTAGCGCAATCTTGCCGAAACGCTCACCGAATTTTCCCGAATTGATTGAGAGGAGTTTGGAATGGGCGAGATTGATGACTGCCCCTTCCATAGCTCCGGTTCCTGAGGATGCCAACATCAACACCTCATCCATCCCAAGGAGTTCAAACAACAATGTGCGGGTTCGCTCAAATATCGCTTCGAACTCAGGGGTACGGTGATGAAGCGTCTCGCCTGCCATCGCGACACGAACAGACTCAGGTACGGGGGTAGGACCGGGGGTAAAAAGTAACATTCAAAAATTCCTTGAGGGAAATGGTCATAAATCCGCGCATTTTATCCTAGTTGAGGTTAGGGGAGGTTTAAGGGGTGAGGCTATGGTACAATTGCATCAAAAAAAGAGCTTATTTAATGACGTTATTTGATGCATTGATTCTTG
Encoded proteins:
- a CDS encoding aminotransferase class V-fold PLP-dependent enzyme gives rise to the protein MLLFTPGPTPVPESVRVAMAGETLHHRTPEFEAIFERTRTLLFELLGMDEVLMLASSGTGAMEGAVINLAHSKLLSINSGKFGERFGKIALAHGIANVEIKHEWDTPASVEEVQAALNANPDVDAIAIQICESAGGLRHSVEEIAAAVKAHNPSIMVIADGITAVGVEKIDVAIMGLSNAAIEKIGSGKGYYFNLATEIKNQRKNTTAWTAADKLYADTARRAYATREAMGAIGLSIYPTNPADSMTTVGDAACWAANAVELSLAAMGRRTYDGTANRVFNTVYFGL
- a CDS encoding ATP phosphoribosyltransferase regulatory subunit; this encodes MVFEHEIPEGSKLYFAGTAKTKRIIEAKASTLLSDAGFEEILTPLFSYHQHMSVCDQRELIRVNDSENHPISLRADSTIDVVRILNKRLGGNTEHKKWFYIQPVYRYPADEQYQIGVEIIDEPNLSVALTQATRILNVLEFSPLLQISNINIPRILSEMLDLTLDDFRHVNIEKFLALKIDWLTRLVYMQHADEIDAVAAIVPDAIKPELLKIKELCEGLEYPNVVIAPLYYAKMLYYDELFFRVIEGNEMYAMGGRYKSDETVSVGFAIYTDALIDALHQ
- a CDS encoding adenylosuccinate synthetase codes for the protein MKADLIVGIQWGDEGKGKIVDLLAQKYDCVARYQGGHNAGHTIVVDGKTHALHLIPSGILNPKAINIIGNGVVVSPEALIKEMKQFDNLLGRLFVSESAHMILTFHTLIDQAKEKLRGEKAIGTTGRGIGPAYSEKIARAGFRLGELRDVTTLTNRVMEYFEQNSAIFQALEIALPSKEELTVELTTFAEALVPFLANTTQMAWKLMDEDKKILLEGAQGTMLDIDHGTYPYVTSSSTISAGACTGLGVNPKDIGEDHGEIGERLRKAGHEFGTTTGRPRRCGWFDAVACRYASRLNGCDDLSIMKLDVLDGFDEVQVCVAYEINGEVIDYMPLDLENVKPVYKTFAGWDKTEGVRRFEDLPSTAQEYLRAIEELTQTKIGMISTSPDRNDTITL
- a CDS encoding DUF507 family protein, which translates into the protein MKVSLTHVPHIATRIAVDLSRSGLVTMTKGLETTAKEAETILSTNIKKEMALEEKVKEIVNANEEQIDFYLADAYEDRYSDIAHQILDVLYEEDLINYDVSENRIKNIIFDAITGSIADSSEIESAVYEKIKSYKRNLIPGTDEYEIVYEKLYKDELVRRGMA
- a CDS encoding flagellar export protein FliJ yields the protein MGKSRYAPLVKLKKKSLDNAERALIGANNALSSASDKLNRAYEELSLMTLPTKGSVGEFTQATAMIHAQHQSIEEAQQTLQTAQKRQIQMRDRFKEAMVDFEKFKYLEVQEMNGQLKLLKDQEAKMLDEIGTMTYKREIL
- the carA gene encoding glutamine-hydrolyzing carbamoyl-phosphate synthase small subunit — encoded protein: MRDVWIYLENGTYLSAKSFGADTTAVGEIVFNTSMSGYQEIITDPSYAGQFVTFTMPEIGNVGVNSEDMESSRAHCKGIIVRQYQRDYSSFRAEEALHTFLEKHGIIGITDIDTRYITKMLRSEGAMMMIASTKVSDKDELKKMLESSPRIEEINYIEEVSTKTAYTHRNGIYDPFNFRYNEAPAAKARIAAIDFGVKRNILNELTEAGLEVEVLPNTFSADELIGRYDAKEIDGVFLSNGPGDPLVLKREQEEIKKLIERKIPLFGICLGHQLLSIAHGYDTHKLKFGHHGGNHPVKNIQTGMVEITAQNHNYNVPESVREIATVTHVNLFDNTIEGLRYNSGHVFSVQHHPESSPGPKESRYIFSEFLQLLQR